The DNA segment GTCCGCGATACCAGGATCTCTGAGCCGCCCCATCCCCATTTCCCCGATCGCTCCATGGAGGCCGGCATGGCCCGCCTGCAAGGGAAGACCGCCCTCGTCACCGGAGCCGGCACGGGCATTGGACGCGCCGCAGCGTTGCTGTTCGCCCGGGAAGGCGCACGTGTCGGATTGGTGGGACGCCGTCGCGCCCCTCTCGAAGAGACCGCCCGGACCATCCGTCGCGAGGGGGGGAGTGCCGTCGCGATCGCCGCCGACCTGGCACGCGCCGAAGGAGCCCGGGGGGCCGTGCGGGAAATCATCCGCGCCTTCGGCGCGCCCGCCGTCCTGCTCAACAATCACGGCATTTTTCTCCCCGGCTCGGTCGAGAAGACCTCTGAGCGCGCCTGGGATCGCATCCTCGACGTGGATCTGAAGTCGGTCTATCTCCTGTGCCGCGCCGCTCTGCCGAAGATGAAGCGGCACGGCGGGTCGATCATCAATACCGCCTCGACCCTGGGGATCGTGGCAATGCAGGATGCGGCGGCCTATTGCGCGGCCAAGGGGGGACTGGTGCAGCTGACGCGGGCCATGGCGCTGGATTGCGCCCCTGACGGCATCCGGGTCAACGCCATCTGTCCGGGAGTTGTCGACACCCCGATGTTTCGGTCCCGAAGAGACCGATCGGGGAGGCCGCTC comes from the Candidatus Polarisedimenticolia bacterium genome and includes:
- a CDS encoding SDR family NAD(P)-dependent oxidoreductase, translating into MARLQGKTALVTGAGTGIGRAAALLFAREGARVGLVGRRRAPLEETARTIRREGGSAVAIAADLARAEGARGAVREIIRAFGAPAVLLNNHGIFLPGSVEKTSERAWDRILDVDLKSVYLLCRAALPKMKRHGGSIINTASTLGIVAMQDAAAYCAAKGGLVQLTRAMALDCAPDGIRVNAICPGVVDTPMFRSRRDRSGRPLARRRFDALHPLGRMGTPEDVAYLALYLASDESSWMTGSVLTLDGGLTAF